The genomic region GGCGACGCCCTCCCCGCGGCGACCCTCGTCGATCCCGACGGCGCGGACGTCGACCTGCACGCCGCCCTCGGTCCCGGTCCCGCGGTGGTCGTGCTGTACCGCGGCGCCTGGTGCCCGTACTGCAACCTGACCCTCCGGCAGTACCAGGCCGAGCTGCTGCCCGCCCTGGGCGAGCGCGGCGCGACGCTCGTCGCCGTGAGCCCTCAGACGCCCGAGGGCAGCGCTAGGTGTACTGAGTCATCACGTTGGTGACACTCGGGCCGCGGGCGTCAGCCCGTGGCCCGAGTGGATTCGTTCAGTGTTGTAGTGCTGGATCCACGGATCAAGGGCGTCGGTTCTGGCTTGGTTGCTGGTGAAGGGTTGCCGGTAGGCCCACTCGGTCGCGAGGGTGCGGTTGAAGCGTTCGACCTTGCCGTTCTGCCAGGGGCAGTGCGGGCGGATGAACTTCTGCCTCGCACCGAGCTGCGTGACCGCGTTCTGGAACGCGGCCGAGTGCCGGTAGGCGAACGCGTTGTCCGTCAGGACCCGTTCGATGCGGGTGATGCCGTGCTCGGCGAAGTACGCCGCGGCCCGGGTCAGGAACCCTGCCGCGGTCACGCCCTTCTCGTCCGGGTGGATCTCCGCGTAGGCGAGGCGGGTGTGGTCATCGACCACGGCGTGGACGTAATCGAACCCGATCCCACGACCACGAACCTGTTCGCTGCGGCCATGCGCCCGCCAGCCGCCGCCGTCCGGGATCCGGCCGAGCTTCTTCACGTCGACGTGGATCAGGTCGCCGGGATGCTCATGCTCGTACCGGTTTGCCGTCGACCGGGATGCCCGGATCACGGCCCCGGTGACGGGGTCCAACCATGCCAACGGCGGTGCCCCGTGCCGCCGCAGGATGCGGGAGATCGTGCGGGCTGGAACACCGGTCACCGGCGCCAACCGGGCAGGACCTGATCGCAATCGGGTCCTCGCTTCCACGACGGCTCGTTCTCGTTCCGGGCTCGTCCTCGTCGGCACCCGTCTCGGCCTCGAGGACCGGTCCGACAAGCCTTCGAAGCCCTCGGACCGGAACCGATTCACCCACCGATGCGCGCACTGACGCGACACACCGAGTTCGCGCGCGACATGCGAGACCGGCCGACGATCCTCGACCACCCGCCGCACGAGGAGAACCCTCCCGTGAACCGTCAGACGAGCATTAGCGTGGGACATCGAGGCCTCCTGGCAGTGGCAGAACTAGACAGCTCCATCAAGCCAGGAGGCCTCCTCACACGCCCCGAAGTGTCACCAACGTCATGGCCGGGTACAGCTAGGGCCGTCGAGGGCGGCGGGCTGGACTTCGCCGTGCTGTCGGATCCGTCTAACGCCTTCGTGCGCGCGCTCGGCCTCATGACCGAGCCGACCCCCGAGGCACGGGCGGCCCACGCGCGGCTCGGCTTCGACGTGGCCGACAGCAACGCCGATGGCACGGGCGACATCCCGTTCCCGACCGTGATCGTCGTGGACGCCGAACGCCGCGTGACCTACGCGGACGTGCACGTCGACTACACGACGCGCACCGAGGTGCCGGATATCCTCGCGGCCGTCGACGCGGTGCTCGCCCGCTAGGCGGCACGGGCGAACATCCCCGGCAAAGCAGAAGGCCCGGTCTCGAGGAGACCGGGCCTTCATCTTGTTGCGGGGGCAGGATTTGAACCTACGACCTCTGGGTTATGAGCCCAGCGAGCTACCGAACTGCTCCACCCCGCGCTACGAGGAATACATTACCAGACCTCCGGAGTGCTCATGACCACCGGGAGGCTCCGGCCCGACCCCGCCGGCCGGATCCGCCTCCCGCACGAGGACGGCCCCGGTGGCACCCGCATCGCGGGGCCGCCGGGGCCGTCCTGGTGAGGAGCCGGGCGCTACTGCTGCTGGCTCAGCTCGTACGCGCGCTGCACGGCCTCGGTGAACCGCTGGTCCGCCTGCGCGGCGGCCACGAGGTCGCCGGATGCGTAGGCGGCCTGACGCTCCTGCAGCGCCGTGTTTGCCGCGTCGAGCGCCGCCTGCACGTCCTGCGCGGGCGCCGAGGGCGATGTCGTCGGCGCGGGCGTGGATCCCGTGCCCGCGTCCGTCCCGCCGTCGGCGGAACCGTCGTCCGCGGGCGTCGTGGGCACGTTCTCGTCGCCCGCCGTCGCACCCGAGTCGCCCCCGAAGATGCTGTCGAGGGCCGCGTCCAGCGTGTCCTCGAACGCGATCTTGTCACCGAAGGCCACCAGCACCTTGCGGAGCAGCGGGTAGCTCGTGTCGCCCGTGGACCGGACGTACACGGGCTGCACGTAGAGCAGGCCGCCGCCGACCGGGAGGGTCAGCAGGTTGCCGCGCACCACGCTCGTGCGTCCGCCGCGCTCCAGCAGGTTGAGCTGGTTCGCCACGTTCGTGTCCGAGTTGAAGTTGTTCTGGATCTGCGTCGGCGCCGGGATGGTGTCGTCGTTCGGCAGCGTCAGCAGGCGCAGCTTCCCGTAGTCCGCCGCCTTCTCCCCCGCCACGTTCCCGGCGTCCGAGTCCACCCCGAGGTAGCCCGTGAGCACGCTCCGGGAGGTGTCCTGCGTGGCCGGGGGGATGAACGTCGAGTACAGCGAGAACCGCGGGGCGTCCTGACCCGGCATCTGCATCGTCAGGTAGTACGGCGGCTGGAGGCTCGCCGGCGTGCCCGCCTCGGTGGTGGCCGTCGGGTCGTTCGGCGTGGTCCAGAGGTCCTGATTCGAGTAGATCGAGCCGGGATCGGTCACGTGGTACTTGCCGAGGACCGCGCGCTGCACCTTGAACATGTCCGCGGGGAAGCGCAGGTGGCTCATGAGCTCGCCCGAGATGTCCGAGATCGGCTTGA from Clavibacter michiganensis subsp. insidiosus harbors:
- a CDS encoding redoxin domain-containing protein, which translates into the protein MTDTTIRAQIADFDRGFAEQIGPDLSAVFAAEQEALRAEGVPDGAVAPGDALPAATLVDPDGADVDLHAALGPGPAVVVLYRGAWCPYCNLTLRQYQAELLPALGERGATLVAVSPQTPEGSARCTESSRW
- a CDS encoding IS481-like element IS1122 family transposase, encoding MSHANARLTVHGRVLLVRRVVEDRRPVSHVARELGVSRQCAHRWVNRFRSEGFEGLSDRSSRPRRVPTRTSPERERAVVEARTRLRSGPARLAPVTGVPARTISRILRRHGAPPLAWLDPVTGAVIRASRSTANRYEHEHPGDLIHVDVKKLGRIPDGGGWRAHGRSEQVRGRGIGFDYVHAVVDDHTRLAYAEIHPDEKGVTAAGFLTRAAAYFAEHGITRIERVLTDNAFAYRHSAAFQNAVTQLGARQKFIRPHCPWQNGKVERFNRTLATEWAYRQPFTSNQARTDALDPWIQHYNTERIHSGHGLTPAARVSPT